A region of Coraliomargarita sinensis DNA encodes the following proteins:
- the pstC gene encoding phosphate ABC transporter permease subunit PstC, whose amino-acid sequence MSNQDQEKHSAEPAFKERRAILFGQDSDSIIKSFFGSSAMVAIVVLALITIFLFKEGAGFIQLYHKSLQEYRLSGLEYVDILKEKREGYTSLTRYLNDVKADWINALKAEGLPQSEINKRVMSPEAKEFFFGYMRAGSELRRFVKTKMDSAIEARDQHTTNENLRTTLANYSDRIERIRDPDNAFTEEDRSKYQLRLREYAQDNLTSDANASSMQQRAEELKEGAAIEPEDRQTFIMLLEDEYDRIESTIQPIDFSKTINRVTDEQEAYREVINSLREKLIAANATADAIDFDNEAIESRIQKFKGLNQIFFDSFEPHLAKLAAWDQNAKVSIWQALGAFLAGRDWITASDQQDWYGLLPLLSGSLLISAIAMFFAIPFGVGAAIYVNQIAGPTERNFIKPYIEFVSAIPSVVIGFFGVVVFGEAIRLLSQQEFMQWVPFFPVQERLNAFTAGCLLALMAIPTIFTLAEDAINNVPRHLKEASLAMGATRLQTTMRVIVPTALSGIISAIMLGFGRVIGETMVVLLCAGNRIRIPDFTEGLGVFFEPVHTMTGIIAQEMGEVVHGSLHYRALFMVGIVLFFVSLLINYSAQWVVKRYRKIGD is encoded by the coding sequence ATGTCCAATCAGGATCAGGAGAAACATTCTGCAGAACCGGCTTTCAAGGAACGCCGGGCGATACTCTTTGGTCAGGATTCGGATAGCATCATCAAATCCTTCTTCGGTAGCAGCGCAATGGTGGCTATCGTGGTCCTCGCGCTGATTACCATTTTCCTCTTCAAGGAAGGTGCTGGCTTTATTCAACTCTATCATAAAAGCCTGCAGGAATACCGTCTCTCCGGTCTCGAGTATGTCGACATTCTGAAGGAAAAACGGGAAGGCTACACATCGCTGACCCGCTACCTCAACGACGTCAAAGCCGATTGGATTAACGCCCTCAAGGCGGAAGGCCTTCCCCAGTCGGAGATCAACAAGCGGGTGATGTCGCCCGAAGCGAAGGAGTTTTTCTTCGGTTACATGCGCGCGGGGTCCGAGTTACGCCGCTTCGTGAAAACGAAAATGGATTCGGCGATCGAGGCACGCGACCAGCACACCACGAACGAGAACTTAAGAACCACCCTGGCGAACTACTCCGACCGGATCGAACGGATCCGTGATCCCGACAATGCGTTTACCGAAGAGGACCGTTCAAAATACCAGCTCCGCCTGCGGGAGTATGCTCAGGACAACCTCACCAGCGATGCCAATGCCAGCAGCATGCAGCAGCGCGCCGAGGAACTCAAAGAGGGCGCAGCCATCGAACCTGAGGACCGTCAGACCTTCATCATGTTGCTGGAAGATGAATACGACCGTATCGAATCGACTATCCAGCCCATCGATTTCAGCAAGACGATCAACCGCGTAACCGACGAACAGGAGGCCTACCGGGAAGTCATCAATAGTCTGCGGGAAAAGCTCATTGCGGCCAACGCAACGGCGGATGCCATCGACTTTGACAACGAAGCCATCGAATCCCGCATTCAAAAATTCAAGGGGCTCAACCAGATCTTCTTCGACAGCTTCGAGCCACACCTGGCGAAACTTGCGGCTTGGGACCAAAACGCGAAAGTTTCCATCTGGCAGGCACTGGGAGCCTTCCTGGCCGGGAGGGACTGGATTACCGCCAGTGATCAGCAAGACTGGTATGGGCTGTTGCCCCTGCTCTCCGGCTCGCTCCTTATCTCGGCCATCGCCATGTTTTTTGCGATTCCTTTCGGCGTGGGTGCCGCCATCTACGTCAACCAAATCGCGGGTCCGACCGAACGCAATTTCATCAAGCCCTATATCGAATTCGTCTCGGCGATACCTTCGGTGGTGATCGGCTTCTTCGGCGTGGTGGTTTTTGGCGAGGCCATTCGCCTGCTCTCGCAGCAGGAATTCATGCAGTGGGTGCCTTTCTTCCCCGTGCAGGAACGCCTGAATGCCTTCACGGCCGGCTGCCTGCTCGCGCTCATGGCGATCCCGACGATTTTCACTCTGGCAGAGGACGCGATCAACAACGTCCCCCGGCACTTGAAAGAAGCTTCGTTGGCAATGGGTGCCACCCGCTTGCAGACGACGATGCGGGTAATCGTACCGACAGCACTCTCCGGCATCATTTCCGCGATCATGCTCGGCTTTGGTCGTGTGATCGGGGAAACCATGGTCGTCCTGCTTTGCGCCGGCAACCGGATCCGCATTCCGGATTTCACCGAAGGACTTGGCGTTTTCTTCGAACCGGTGCATACCATGACCGGAATCATCGCCCAGGAAATGGGGGAAGTCGTGCATGGCAGTCTGCACTACCGCGCTCTTTTTATGGTGGGCATTGTGCTCTTCTTTGTCTCCCTGCTG